The Gossypium arboreum isolate Shixiya-1 chromosome 2, ASM2569848v2, whole genome shotgun sequence region TGCATAAGGGGATGTACATGATGATAAATCATTCAATCATTCTTTCTGAATTTGGTACATGGTTGTTGTGTTCGGGTAAGGTTTGGTGGCCTAAAGGGTATGTTCACATTAAGAGGAGTATTCGCACTAAAAGTGCCGGAGCCTTGGGGAGTGAGTGGCTTGTTCATGAAGATGGATGGAAAAGGCCTTTTTGAAGGGAGTGAGTAGCCCATTCACAAGGGTGAACGACTTATTCTTAGGAGACTAGAACCCAATTTAGTGAGACACACTAATTACAATAGTTACCAAAATATGCCATTCATGTGTATTACAAGCAATTACACTCAAATTCAATTATTAGATAGCTTTCCAAATACTATCTTaacttaaaaaaaagaaaagaaaagaaaagagttaataacatatatattacaCAAACAAGCAAATAATCAATTACCTtcctaaatttataaatatttaatatccaatatttttacaattaataaatgtatataaatatttaaaacatatgaaattattattaattagagtCAATGGCTTAAATTAATGAAcacgttttattttaaaattaaattattaaaaaaatcaagatacacaaaaataaaaaatattttaaaaaaccaaACAAGTGAATTTttgtaagaaaaaaaaatctgGAATTGGTATGTTTCAATACCAAAAAAATCGACTAGCATAGATCATACATACGGATGCAAAAACAGTCAAACTGTCTTTAAGCAATAGATTTAAAACGAATAACATTACAAACAAATGAAGGTGACATTAAACATGAAAGTGACAAGGCATAATCCAAATTACTGTCCTATGAGTTTTTGAACATAAGAAATGATGCAAACTAATTATAAAGGTGATTTTGGGCTGAAATACTTTCCTATCACTCTTGAATCTAATATCTTCAAGGCTTCCTCAGATTTAATGCAACTAGGTTTTTTGTATTGGCTCAATGAAGTTCCTTTGGACACACAGTACTCCATTAGTGCCTCAAAACTTCCTTGCTTTACCACCCTAATCTCCAAAGCTGCTATTATGTTCCTTTTCCTATAGATTTTATATGTATAATGCAATGACTCTTCCATTCTAAAGCAACATTCTACCATTATTTTTGGGTCAAGCTCTTTGCAATGCTTGTCTTCTTTTTCCTTGAGCTCCCAAAATAAGACATAGTGACCTGGTACGGAAGAAGTATCAGCATAGCTAGTGTACTCTGTTAAGATGAACCCGAGTGGATCGAGAAGAGCTTTTGCTTCTGTTACAGCCTTGAAAAGGTCAGTTTCGCTAGTTTTTTCCATATCAACACTTAGGACAACACTTTTCCTCTCCACAAACTGGAATTGAGGTGCATTATTGTGGAAACCACTCACCATAAGAACATCTCCGACTTTATATCGGTATAATCCtgaaagaaacaaagaaaggGATATCATCAAACTAGATTAGATCATTATCTAAATTCCAAGGAGGAAGTTTTACCTGTAGAATTTGTGACAACTAGTTCATAACATTGATCAGGCTTCACATTTACAAGATCAACAAGTTCAGTATCTTCATTGTTGCTTTTCATTTCAATAGATTCATCGCGTTCATTCTTCACAGGAAGGAATTCGAAGTAAGCCATGTTAGGGAGAAATGTGTAGGAGACATCAGAAGGTTTGCATAGAGGTTCTATGTTAATCCCACAAAAAGCTTCTGAGGAAGCATATAAAGATGAAACTAAAGGAAGCCCTCCAGAATAGAACTCGAGCTCTGCAGTATACTGTCTCATAACACCCGTACAGATGCCAGCAATGTACCTTGCTTTAGGCCATAGCTTTCTGATTATTCCATCCCATGATTTACAATTACATATGTTCTCTATCAAGTCAGCCTGTTCTGGATTAGGCTTCATGACCAATGATGCTGCATTTCTGCATCTAGAGTCTGTAATCTGATGGCTTAATCGACCCGTTTTTATGTCATAGCATAGCTCTTGCCAATGATTTTCTAGAAACTTGATAGCTCTTAGCACCGTAGATGCAAAGAATGAACCAATCATGACAACCTCTTCTCGTTGGATTAAACCAAAAAGTAATTGACAGTATAAGCTCTGGTTGGGGTCTGGACAAAAGATGGTCTCGCTGGGGCTTGTGTAAAGCTTAGGTAAACTGGCTCTAAATCCACTGCCCTTGAATATGCTGGCTGTAACAGATGTTGCCATGAGGCCACTAGGAGTTTCAATCTCTTGTCTGGCAAACATAAGCTCCATTCTTTTACCGGCTTGGTTGATGTCAACAATGTGCCTTTAAAATTAGACGGATAAAGGCAGATAGTTAGTTTTAGGAGTACTGAATTGCTGTTGTAAATGCAAAAAGCAAGAACAGCAACTATGCATATTATATCAATATATGTACAAGTAGTATTCACTAAATTCGAGTGTTACTATCTGCATGGTGCATTATACATATATTGATACTACATGTATTTCCTTAATATGGTAattcatattataatatataactaTATAGTAACTATTGATTTTTTTGTTCGAATATAATTACTGTTGATATAATATACCATGTTATATACCAGGGCAgcccctaaaatagaaaatttttaattaggccttttatagtttataaaattttaaattaataatgataaaattgtactttgaccctcaaaatgttaaaaatttgatttaatcttttaaaattataaacatataagctattaaaataataaaattatattttaccatcgtaaaatatacaatttaattttaccCCAAAAACTTTTCTAACTTCGCCTTATAATATACTATGATATAACCTAAcatgttaatttatataattattaaaaaatttattaattttagtgTCACAAGCGAAGTGatacaaatttaaaatattaatattaaaaagtttattaattaagaaaattaccaaaaaatattaaattaatattaatatttaaactatgatgaattttgtatattttaatattaaaatacttttaaaaatattttctaatttcattatttttccaatttattaatgatttttgaagaaattaattgaaaattttaaacaaaaactaatattataaaaaatattataaatttattacaCACAACTGGCTCAGGCATTGACAAGAATAAAAACTAATTTGATgaattaaaagtttaaaaaatggtgaaaaatgatTAGATCGATATGAttgaaatattatatttatttaaaaattttaagtgtaATTATATCgataatttaatagttaaattattaaaatatttatcgtACAAATATATACAGAAGAGTATAAAACTTTTTTGGGTATAAGTGGATTTTTCCTAGTTTAATTAAAGATCCGATTATATATGGTTGTGTTCAGGTCATGGATGAACAAGTAAACAGTGTGATTTCACGAGTAGCTGAAAGAAAAACTAGAAAATAGGGATGGGTTCCTTACTTTATCACAAGAGACTCGTACAAGCCACGAAATAATTCCCACTTTTTAGCAACTTGAGCAGTGACAGGCATCAGCTTTGGCTGCCCGCCTGAAGTCCCAGAGCTGCATTTGATCAAACAGATGATAGAACTATTAGAAGGAAGCAAACAATGC contains the following coding sequences:
- the LOC108462882 gene encoding indole-3-acetic acid-amido synthetase GH3.17-like → MAMNGYEGGLKMIEELTTNAGQIQDKVLREILSRNAGTEYLRGFLHGQTDKQLFKKNVPIVTYEDLKPYIDRIVNGETSDILLAEPITGFFLSSGTSGGQPKLMPVTAQVAKKWELFRGLYESLVIKHIVDINQAGKRMELMFARQEIETPSGLMATSVTASIFKGSGFRASLPKLYTSPSETIFCPDPNQSLYCQLLFGLIQREEVVMIGSFFASTVLRAIKFLENHWQELCYDIKTGRLSHQITDSRCRNAASLVMKPNPEQADLIENICNCKSWDGIIRKLWPKARYIAGICTGVMRQYTAELEFYSGGLPLVSSLYASSEAFCGINIEPLCKPSDVSYTFLPNMAYFEFLPVKNERDESIEMKSNNEDTELVDLVNVKPDQCYELVVTNSTGLYRYKVGDVLMVSGFHNNAPQFQFVERKSVVLSVDMEKTSETDLFKAVTEAKALLDPLGFILTEYTSYADTSSVPGHYVLFWELKEKEDKHCKELDPKIMVECCFRMEESLHYTYKIYRKRNIIAALEIRVVKQGSFEALMEYCVSKGTSLSQYKKPSCIKSEEALKILDSRVIGKYFSPKSPL